The genome window GTTCGTCGAGGTCCGCTGAGACGAGGGTCCCGACGGTGCCCGACGGGCCGTGACGGCGCTCGACGGCGCCCGGCGTCGGCGGCCGGTCCGTCGCGATCGGTCGTGGACGACCGGTTGCGGGACCACCTGTCCCGCCGTCGGTCACGCACGACCGTCTCGCGCACGACCGGCTCGCGCACGACCGGCTCGCGCACGCCACGGTCGTGCGTGAGGGACGGCCGTGCGCACCTCCACCACCCGTGGTCGTGCACGACCTACCCGCGCACCGGCACCTGGGCACGGGCGGGTGTACGGCGGCACCGGCCGGGGTAACCCCCCGCCATGGCGAACGCGATCGACGTGCAGAAGTACCTCTCCGGGGTCGACTACCCCGCCGACCGGGACGCGCTGGTGGCCCACGCGCGCGACAACGGCGCCCCCGACGACGTCGTCAGCCTCATCCAGGGCATCGACGACCGGGAGTACGACGGCCCGAGCGGCGTGAGCGGGCAGCTCAGCGGGGTGAGCTGAGCCCGTCGCGGACCACGCCGGCAGCCCGGTCGCCGGTCACCCGGACGCCTGCTCACGCAGCCCCATGAGCACCGTCTCGGTGCCGTAGACGACGAGCGAGTCCCCGGGTGAGAGGTGGGCGTCCCGTGCGGGCGCCCCCTCCCACCGACCGTCGGCGTGCTCGGTGCCGAGCACCGTGACCCCGTCGTCGGTGAGGCCGAGGTCGGCCAGCGGGGCGGCGGCGAGGCGGTCGCCCTCCGCGACCCTCACCTTGGCGACGCCCCACGGCCCGCGGAGGTGCAGCAGGGCGGTGTAGTCGCGCACCTCGAGGTCGGTCCAGCGCGTCAGGAGCCGGCGGATGACGCTCTCGAGCACGCGCCCGACCAGTCGGCTCCGCGAGAGCCAGACCAGCGCCGAGAGCGAGACGAGCAGGACCGCCACCCGCCGGAGACCGCCCACCGCCGTGTCGACGCCGGCGAACCCGAGCACGACGGCGCCGACCGCCGACACGGCGCCGGCGCCACCCAGCAGCATGAGGACCATGACGATGCGCCGCCGGGCCGGGTGGCCGACCACCGCCTCGGCCTCCGTCGTCGTGAAGCCCGTGCCCGTCAGCGCCGAGCGCGCCTGGAAGCGCGCCGTGTCGGGTGACATGCCGGTGAGGATGAACGCGATCGTCGCGACGCGCGTGATGACCATGCCGAGGACGGCGACGACGACGACGAGCAGGACGGCGGTCACGGGGCTCCCTCCCTCGGGCCTGCGGACACCCTGACCGCCGCAGCGCCTCGGCCGTCACCACGACACGCCGGGCCGGCGCGAGGCGGGGGCCGCTCACGACCCCACTGTCACCGCGGCGCGCCGGCAGGGGCGGCCGACAGGCGCCCGTCCAGGCGCCCGTCGCGGACCTGCACCACCTCGTCGAGCAGGCCCTCGGCGCGCAGCGCGTCGAGGTCGTCGAGGCGGTGGGTGACGAGCACGACGGTCCGGTCGCGCGCCGCGTCGAGCAGGTCCCGGACGAGGGCGTCCGCCGTCGCGGGGTCGAGGTTCGCGGTCGGCTCGTCGAGCACGACGACGGGGGCGTCGGCGAGCAGCACCCGCGCGAGCGCGAGCCGCTGGCGCTGACCACCCGACATCGCCGCGCCCCGCTCGCCGAGCCACGTGCCCAGCCCGTCGGGCAGGCGCTCCACCCACGCCGCCAGCCGTGCCCGGCGCAGCGCGTCCAGCAGGTCGTCGTCGGACGCACCGGGCCGGGCCAGGCGCAGGTTCTCCCGCAGCGTGGAGTCGAAGACGTGGGGCTCCTGCGCGCACAGCCCGACGACGCGCCGGACGTCGTCCCCGGCCACCGTGCGGACGTCGACGCCGTCGACGGTCACCGCCCCGGCCTCGACGTCGACGAAGCGCACGAGCACGGCGGCGAGGGTCGACTTGCCCGCGCCGCTCGGCCCGACGACCGCGACGTGACGACGGGGCGGCAGGTCGAGGTCGACGCCGACGAGGGCGGGCGAAGCCTGCCCCGGCCAGCGCGCGGCGACGCCGCGCAACCGCACGTGCGGCACCCCCGCGGGCTCGAGCGGCCGCGGTGCCGCGGGGTCCGGCACGGGCACGGGCGTGGTGACGACGCCGAGCAACCGGGCTCCCGCGCGGTGCACCCGCCGCCACGACGACAGCACCGCCGGCAGCAGCTGCACGACCTCGAACGCCGCGAGCGGCACGAGCACGACCACCGCGAGCCACACCCCGCCGAGCTCGCCCCCGCGCACGGCCGGCACCGCGACGAGCAGCA of Aquipuribacter sp. SD81 contains these proteins:
- a CDS encoding DUF2795 domain-containing protein, with amino-acid sequence MANAIDVQKYLSGVDYPADRDALVAHARDNGAPDDVVSLIQGIDDREYDGPSGVSGQLSGVS
- the cydC gene encoding thiol reductant ABC exporter subunit CydC, coding for MSDLRRLLALVPVDHRRGAVGVLWGVLSLGSGVGLMACAAWLISRAAEQPPVLTLTFAVVGVRALALSRAAFRYLERLASHDAAFRMLAALRVRVHTALEPLAPAGLPAFRRGDLLSRLVDDVDTMQDLPLRVVGPAVTAAVVGAGSVLLVGLVLPVAGAVLAAALVVAGVSVPLATAWAARRADAALAAERGRVAADVVELLRCLPDLVVSGAVADRLDALERRDRALVALTGTQAGAAGLGAGLAALLAGATVWVMLLVAVPAVRGGELGGVWLAVVVLVPLAAFEVVQLLPAVLSSWRRVHRAGARLLGVVTTPVPVPDPAAPRPLEPAGVPHVRLRGVAARWPGQASPALVGVDLDLPPRRHVAVVGPSGAGKSTLAAVLVRFVDVEAGAVTVDGVDVRTVAGDDVRRVVGLCAQEPHVFDSTLRENLRLARPGASDDDLLDALRRARLAAWVERLPDGLGTWLGERGAAMSGGQRQRLALARVLLADAPVVVLDEPTANLDPATADALVRDLLDAARDRTVVLVTHRLDDLDALRAEGLLDEVVQVRDGRLDGRLSAAPAGAPR